One genomic window of Quercus robur chromosome 6, dhQueRobu3.1, whole genome shotgun sequence includes the following:
- the LOC126690047 gene encoding uncharacterized protein LOC126690047: MDQRVKQLENTSHQGNEEGTSLQNPSDEEADEIVNPTADMVQEPSNSGADLNCIQEGIIPSEYFQKTKERLTSTSGDRVILGNPFMCLLYPFITNSEGITTHPFAQPVKFKFLRSPEPREISSLQEVSVSKTFNLISAKTQHLKYLSNELCYKRIDEQLACKSYKDEIRKFEEKLKQEVCSDLPIAFWHRKRHEVALPYVKDFHEKNTPTKAQPIQMSQKLMDTCKVEIEDLLRKGIIRNSRSPWSCPAFYVQKNAEIERGVPRLVINYKPFNKVLEWIRYPIPNKRDLVNRLSKAVVFSKFDMKNGFWQIQIRESDRYKTAFTTPFGHYEWNVMPFVLMNAPSEFQNIMNEIFNPFSSHAIVYNDDVLIFSESLTQHWKHLRTFFHTIKLNGLVVSASKD, translated from the exons ATGGACCAAAGAGTCAAACAGTTAGAAAACACTTCTCATCAAGGCAATGAGGAAGGAACCTCATTACAGAACCCTTCTGATGAAGAAGCAGATGAAATAGTTAACCCTACAGCTGATATGGTACAGGAACCATCCA ATTCAGGCGCTGACCTCAACTGCATTCAAGAAGGAATCATTCCCTCTGAATACTTccagaaaaccaaagaaaggttAACTTCTACAAGTGGAG ATAGGGTCATCCTAGGAAACCCTTTCATGTGTTTGTTATACCCATTCATCACGAatagtgaaggaatcactaccCATCCGTTTGCCCAACCAGTCAAGTTTAAGTTTCTCAGAAGCCCAGAACCTAGAGAGATTAGCAGTCTCCAAGAAGTTTCTGTCTCCAAGACCTTTAACCTTATTAGTGCCAAAACCCAACACCTTAAGTACCTTAGTAATGAACTATGTTACAAAAGGATTGATGAGCAATTAGCTTGCAAAAGCTACAAAGACGAGATCagaaagtttgaagaaaaacttaagCAGGAAGTTTGCTCTGATCTTCCCATAGCATTTTGGCATAGAAAGAGACATGAAGTAGCCCTCCCATATGTCAAAGATTTCCATGAAAAGAACACCCCCACCAAAGCTCAACCTATCCAAATGAGTCAAAAACTTATGGATACTTGCAAAGTAGAAATAGAGGATCTTCTTAGAAAGGGAATCATCAGGAATTCTAGGTCACCATGGTCTTGTCCAGCCTTTTATGTTCAGAAAAACGCTGAGATTGAGAGAGGTGTCCCTAGACTTGTTATCAATTATAAGCCCTTTAACAAAGTCTTAGAATGGATTAGGTACCCTATTCCCAACAAAAGAGACTTAGTTAACAGGCTTAGCAAAGCAGTGGTCTTTAGTAAGTTTGACATGAAGAATGGTTTTTGGCAGATACAAATCAGAGAGTCTGATAGGTACAAGACAGCCTTTACCACACCCTTTGGCCATTACGAATGGAATGTAATGCCCTTTGTTCTTATGAATGCACCTTCTGAATTCCAAAACATcatgaatgagatttttaatccATTCTCCAGTCATGCCATTGTGTACAATGATGATGTACTCATTTTCTCAGAATCCCTGACTCAACATTGGAAGCATCTTAGAACATTCTTCCATACCATCAAACTCAATGGTCTTGTTGTTTCAGCCTCCAAAGATTAA